Sequence from the Ascaphus truei isolate aAscTru1 chromosome 3, aAscTru1.hap1, whole genome shotgun sequence genome:
GGGGATCTGAACTGTGACTGAGGCCGAGGGGAATAAACTTGAAAGTCACCAGGAGATTTTGGAAAAGTCCATTTGTTACCCAGGGAAAAGACATGGGCATGAGGGATTGGAAACAGTAGTAACAGCCGTGTATCCTGAAGGCAGTCACGTGTTTTGGAAAAgatgtattaaaaaatatatatatattatttgcttTGTTTATTGAAATAGTTACTGGTAGAATATTTGGAAGCAAACATTTTATTTTGCGTTTAAGAATAATAATATGGTTGTAATCTATTAGGATTTACATTTAGTACCCTGAGAGACAAATTATTTTTTTCTGATCTATTTCCTTTTGCCTGCAGTTCTAATTGTGTGTACAATTAAGGGATAAACAAAAGCAGCATGCCTCAAAAATAGgctgggggggaaggaaaaaataCTAGTATATGGGACAGCGGGTTTTCTGGTTAGAAGCTCAAACAGGCTTTTCTTTTGTCAAAAAAAAATTAATCATATGGTCCTAATTTAATAAAACTGCAGTGCAACATATTTGAAACTTTTGTATAATTCATTAGGCAACTCCACAGAGCTGTCTGGTTAACATAGTGTATTTGCTGGTAACATATAACATCTGCAATGCTGGGACTTAAGCCTGGCAACAAGCAGGTGACCTTCTGATTGGTATGAGGTGGGAAGACCTGAAGCATTCGTGAAAGTGGAGCTTTCATGTACATGCCACTGTTGTTAAATCTGTAGTCACTCATCAAgttgcagggggaaaaaaagtgtgATGTAAGTTGTAGTCTAATTATAAAAACAACTGTGTGTATTAAACCTTAACACCCTAGCGCCGCTTAGCAACCGTTAAGAGTTTTTAACAATTGTTTTATAGTATGATAAATAGTTATTAGACTTTCTGATCTTTGTCTTGAAGCCGGATTACAAAATGCACAACAATTAATTTAGTTCGGAGCGAATGCCAGATCGTTCCTACATAAAGAAAGACTTATCTTGCAGGATTTGACAGTGATCACCATGATATTGTAAAGGACTTTGTAAAATAAGAGTAAACTTTTTCATTTCCTAAAATGATAAGCCGCTGTATGCAGTTAGAAATCAACAGGTTAAGTAAATGGTTTCAGATATGTGTTATCACTGTATTTTTATGTCTCCTTACTAGGccttacaagatgtaagatgatatgaaagaaaaaagccTCACCCAAAACATTGACGAACCATATGAAGTACCACGTGATGTCTGATTTACTGAAGACAAACATCAAAGAACAATGCTAACAAACTCCTCAACTCCACTCTTGTAACAATGGGCGGCAACAGCACAGCCCTAGATGGTTGTACGTCACCCAATTTGAATGTGACTGCGATGCCTCCAGACACCAGGTTTCCAGCATTCCCCACCCCACTCAGGATATTGTTGGCAATAATAATGATAGTAATGATTGCTATTGCTTTCTTGGGCAATGCCATTGTTTGCCTTATTGTCTACCAGAAGCCAGCCATGCGCTCAGCAATCAATCTCCTCCTAGCAACGCTGGCCTTCTCGGACATCATGTTGTCCCTTTTCTGTATGCCTTTCACTGCGGTTACAATTATTACTGGAAGTTGGCACTTTGGGACTCAGTTTTGTCAGATATCAGCCATGCTGTACTGGTTCTTCGTCTTAGAAGGTGTTGCCATTCTACTTATCATCAGTTTGGACCGCTTCCTGATCATTGTACAACGGCAGGACAAGCTGAACCCACACCGTGCCAAGATAATGATCGCATCTTCTTGGGTATTGTCCTTCTGCATCTCTTTTCCTTCAGTGGTTGGTTGGACTTTGGTCGAGGTCCCCACACGAGCGCCACAATGTGTCCTGGGGTATACAGAGTTTTCAGCTGACAGGGCTTATGCTGTCATGCTGGTTGTAGCAGTTTTTTTCATCCCTTTCAGCGTAATGCTTTACTCTTACCTTTGCATCCTGAACACAGTGAGAAGAAACGCTGTCAGGATCCATAACCATGCAGACAGCCTGTGCTTGAGCCAGGTAAGCAAGTTAGGGCTAATGGGACTTCAGAGGCCTCATCAGATGAATGTAGACATGAGTTTCAAAACCAGGGCCTTTACCACCATTTTGATCCTGTTCATTGGTTTTTCCCTTTGTTGGCTC
This genomic interval carries:
- the GPR45 gene encoding putative G-protein coupled receptor 45; its protein translation is MGGNSTALDGCTSPNLNVTAMPPDTRFPAFPTPLRILLAIIMIVMIAIAFLGNAIVCLIVYQKPAMRSAINLLLATLAFSDIMLSLFCMPFTAVTIITGSWHFGTQFCQISAMLYWFFVLEGVAILLIISLDRFLIIVQRQDKLNPHRAKIMIASSWVLSFCISFPSVVGWTLVEVPTRAPQCVLGYTEFSADRAYAVMLVVAVFFIPFSVMLYSYLCILNTVRRNAVRIHNHADSLCLSQVSKLGLMGLQRPHQMNVDMSFKTRAFTTILILFIGFSLCWLPHSVFSLLSVFSRTFYYSSSFYIISTCILWLSYLKSVFNPVIYCWRIRKFREACMEFMPKTFKIFPKVPGRTRRRIRPSTIYMCSEHQSAV